The Candidatus Micrarchaeia archaeon genome has a segment encoding these proteins:
- a CDS encoding KH domain-containing protein, producing the protein MVYEKKFIEEPILQYEIMKFLEKGLDRTDLANIDIQRTPVVTRITLEVMNPGKIIGRRGGVINQLTETLQREFNIKNPQISVVEVRHPGLEPRIMGRRAAKMLEMGKKARMVLHYLLREIMASGAIGAEIIVSGTMSRGSRAKRLSV; encoded by the coding sequence ATGGTATACGAGAAGAAGTTCATCGAAGAGCCCATCCTCCAGTACGAGATAATGAAGTTCCTGGAGAAAGGGCTGGACCGGACCGACCTTGCGAACATAGACATCCAGCGCACGCCGGTCGTCACGCGCATCACGCTCGAAGTGATGAATCCCGGAAAGATAATAGGCAGGCGCGGGGGCGTGATAAACCAGCTCACCGAGACGCTCCAGCGCGAGTTCAACATAAAGAACCCGCAGATAAGCGTGGTGGAAGTCAGGCACCCGGGCCTTGAGCCCAGGATAATGGGCAGGCGCGCCGCCAAAATGCTCGAGATGGGCAAGAAAGCGAGGATGGTCCTCCACTACCTTCTCAGGGAAATCATGGCCTCCGGAGCAATCGGGGCCGAAATAATCGTTTCAGGGACCATGAGCAGGGGAAGCAGGGCCAAGAGATTGTCCGTG
- a CDS encoding uL22 family ribosomal protein: MYSYKFTDAPVGKARLEDVEASYKDLAEVCSNIRGKPAAKAVELLRAASEGKMPILYRKYISGLAHRHELGGKPGRYPKKSAKFVLNALISAISSAKAKSLSEDLLVVHASANRKSSFPRLAPKGKRMRSNFETARIEIVVAERVPSKKEKKETKSDSKAAQIQKPESKAVAQTQKPEIKIAEKKPEPKPEPKIQTKQEAKSEARPVAKPEVKTENKDQSKKAVNPAQKAQKKGES, encoded by the coding sequence ATGTATTCCTACAAATTCACCGACGCCCCTGTGGGCAAGGCAAGGCTGGAGGACGTGGAGGCCAGCTACAAGGACCTCGCCGAGGTTTGCTCCAACATAAGGGGCAAGCCGGCCGCGAAGGCAGTGGAGCTCCTCAGGGCCGCCTCCGAAGGAAAAATGCCCATCCTTTACAGGAAATACATTTCAGGGCTCGCGCACAGGCACGAACTCGGGGGCAAGCCCGGCAGGTACCCGAAGAAATCCGCGAAGTTCGTGCTCAACGCGCTCATCAGCGCAATCTCCTCGGCGAAAGCCAAGAGCCTGAGCGAGGACCTCCTGGTGGTGCACGCGTCCGCGAACAGGAAGAGCAGCTTCCCGCGCCTCGCGCCGAAAGGGAAGCGCATGCGCTCCAATTTCGAGACCGCGCGCATAGAAATCGTCGTAGCAGAACGCGTTCCTTCCAAGAAAGAGAAGAAGGAAACAAAATCCGACTCCAAGGCCGCGCAAATCCAAAAGCCTGAATCCAAGGCTGTTGCGCAGACCCAGAAACCTGAAATCAAGATTGCGGAGAAGAAACCCGAGCCGAAACCCGAACCTAAAATTCAAACCAAGCAAGAGGCAAAAAGCGAAGCCAGGCCCGTGGCGAAACCAGAAGTAAAGACCGAGAATAAAGACCAATCGAAGAAAGCGGTCAATCCGGCCCAGAAGGCGCAGAAGAAAGGTGAATCCTGA
- a CDS encoding ribosomal protein S19 family protein yields the protein MAMKREVYKGLEEEALKGMSMEKFMELANSRERRTLKRLSTNVQLKKLIAKVKEIKAKNPKKVIRTHSREAVILPEWLGLTFGVHNGKEFKNVPITLEKIGKRLGDFAHTTGRVLHAGPGIGATRGSKFVAVK from the coding sequence ATCGCAATGAAACGTGAAGTTTACAAAGGGCTCGAGGAGGAAGCGCTCAAGGGAATGAGCATGGAGAAATTCATGGAGCTCGCGAATTCGCGCGAGCGCAGGACCCTGAAGCGCCTCTCCACCAATGTCCAGCTGAAGAAGCTCATCGCCAAGGTGAAGGAGATAAAGGCGAAGAACCCGAAGAAGGTGATAAGGACCCACTCGCGCGAAGCAGTGATACTTCCCGAGTGGCTGGGCCTCACGTTCGGGGTGCACAACGGCAAGGAGTTCAAGAACGTCCCAATCACGCTCGAAAAAATCGGGAAGCGCCTGGGCGATTTCGCCCACACGACCGGAAGAGTGCTGCACGCAGGCCCGGGAATAGGCGCCACCCGCGGTTCGAAGTTCGTCGCAGTGAAGTGA